The genomic region CCGGCCTGGACGAGACCCGAGAGGCGCTGCTGGCCCGTTTCCTGGACGATCTTTCCCGCTGGCATGCGGAAACCGCTGCCGCGCAGCTGCAGGAGCGGCGACTCGAGCTGCTGGGCGAGTTCGTGGCGCTGGTGGAACGGGCGCATGACACCGGCGATGTGGGCCGCAGTGATCTCGATCTTGCCCGGCTGGCACTGGCCGAGGCGGAAATGGACGCGGCGGGCATCCGCTCGGCCCGGCTGGCCGCGGAGGCGCGGCTGAAGGCCCTGTTCGCGAACCCGCCGGCGCACTGGCCCGCCCTCCCGGCCCTGCCCGCCCTGCCGGCCGAGGCCGGGGACCGCAACGGCCTGCTGGCCCTGCTGGACCGCTCGCCCCTGCTCCGCCGGGCGCTGGCCGAAGCCGCGGTGGCCGAGGCCCGGGTCGGCGA from Thiohalobacter sp. harbors:
- a CDS encoding TolC family protein → MWYTLVRRALLLACLALSAPGLQAAETPDLSDVARQLIEEHPAIEAARQSVAAARAESTALSRPLYNPELELEYEDASDRVRTLGLSQTLDLSGKRKRRSRTGREGLVQARAGLDETREALLARFLDDLSRWHAETAAAQLQERRLELLGEFVALVERAHDTGDVGRSDLDLARLALAEAEMDAAGIRSARLAAEARLKALFANPPAHWPALPALPALPAEAGDRNGLLALLDRSPLLRRALAEAAVAEARVG